One Lucilia cuprina isolate Lc7/37 chromosome 4, ASM2204524v1, whole genome shotgun sequence DNA segment encodes these proteins:
- the LOC124419767 gene encoding sodium/calcium exchanger 3 isoform X1 — protein MGLIRKRFSHLHIIVALCVLLASCTITLTLAADDTNDNDPSDDNQTLLQKVTTLRAVIEGDADDDDNDVNGDDDDDDDSISLSSSKSPANSSLALPQTSSSDVQCSEGLVVPLWMPQTNLSTGDRVARGLVYFFIMIYLFIGVSIVSDRFMAAIEVITSKEKEVVIKKKNGEKQIVVVRVWNETVANLTLMALGSSAPEILLSVIEMFAKNFEAGDLGPGTIVGSAAYNLFVIIALCVFVVPDGEVRKIKHLRVFFVTASWSVFAYIWLYLILAQISPGRVEVWEGLLTFMFFPATVLTAYIADRRLLIYKYLDKNYRMNKRGVIVSAEGDAALEMNQQDEIKQLEETEEMKDFEEARREYISLLKDLRKKYPQSDLEQLEMMAQEQMINRGPKSRAFYRIQATRKMMGSGNIMRKIQERAQSDLSEVKAQLQRVDVNVDEEEAALRVFFEPGHYTVMESCGEFELRVVRRGDLSGYTTVEFQTEDGSAEAGSDYVGKKGVLTFPPGVDEQRFKIEVIDDDVFEQDEHFYVRLSNPSEPAILSVPKVATVMILDDDHAGIFAICQKDHELVESAGSYELKVQRYSGARGKVIIPYWTEDGTAKGGKDYEPQQGELVFENNETE, from the exons ATGGGTTTAATACGTAAACGGTTTTCACACCTGCATATAATCGTAGCACTATGTGTGCTCTTGGCGTCTTGCACAATAACGCTCACACTAGCTGCCGATGATACTAATGACAATGATCCATCTGATGATAATCAGACTCTCCTACAAAAAGTCACAACACTGCGAGCAGTTATCGAAGGTGATGCGGACGATGACGACAACGATGTAAAtggtgatgacgatgatgatgacgattcAATATCACTGTCTTCGTCCAAATCGCCAGCCAACAGCTCATTAGCGCTGCCGCAGACATCATCTAGCGATGTGCAGTGTAGTGAAGGTCTTGTTGTTCCGTTGTGGATGCCTCAGACCAATCTTAGTACTGGAGATCGGGTCGCACGAGGCttggtttattttttcatcatgATCTACCTGTTTATCGGCGTTTCAATTGTATCCGATCGCTTTATGGCAGCAATTGAAGTGATCACGTCTAAGGAAAAGGAGGTGGtgataaagaagaaaaatgGCGAGAAACAAATTGTGGTGGTTCGCGTCTGGAACGAGACAGTTGCTAACTTGACGCTGATGGCCTTGGGTTCCAGTGCCCCCGAAATTCTACTATCTGTGATTGAAATGTTTGCCAAGAACTTTGAAGCGGGCGATTTGGGCCCTGGTACTATTGTGGGTTCGGCGGCCTATAACTTATTTGTGATCATAGCGCTGTGTGTGTTTGTGGTGCCCGATGGTGAGGTACGCAAGATCAAACATTTACGGGTGTTCTTTGTCACTGCTTCGTGGTCGGTGTTTGCCTATATTTGGCTGTATCTGATTTTGGCCCAAATCTCTCCTGGCCGTGTCGAGGTCTGGGAGGGTCTGCTGACGTTTATGTTCTTCCCTGCAACTGTGCTGACCGCCTACATAGCCGACCGTCGTCTCTTGATCTACAAATACCTAGACAAGAATTATCGCATGAATAAGCGTGGCGTTATTGTGAGCGCTGAGGGCGACGCAGCGCTCGAAATGAATCAACAAGACGAAATCAAACAGCTGGAGGAGACTGAAGAGATGAAGGACTTTGAGGAAGCCCGGCGTGAATACATTTCATTGTTAAAGGACTTGCGCAAGAAGTATCCACAAAGTGATCTGGAGCAATTAGAAATGATGGCTCAGGAGCAAATGATTAACCGTGGTCCCAAGTCCAGAGCCTTCTATCGCATCCAAGCTACACGTAAAATGATGGGTAGCGGCAACATAATGCGCAAGATTCAAGAGCGTGCTCAAAGTGATCTCAGCGAGGTCAAGGCTCAACTGCAGCGGGTGGACGTCAATGTCGACGAAGAGGAGGCCGCCCTTAGGGTGTTCTTCGAGCCCGGCCATTACACCGTAATGGAAAGCTGCGGTGAATTCGAATTACGTGTAGTACGACGTGGCGATCTATCTGGCTATACCACGGTCGAATTTCAAACCGAAGATGGTAGTGCCGAAGCCGGCAGTGATTATGTGGGTAAAAAAGGTGTTCTCACCTTCCCACCCGGTGTCGACGAACAACGTTTCAAGATCGAAGTCATCGACGACGATGTCTTCGAGCAGGATGAACATTTCTATGTTCGTCTTAGCAACCCTTCAGAGCCGGCTATATTGTCCGTTCCCAAAGTGGCCACAGTTATGATATTGGATGATGATCACGCTGGTATTTTCGCTATTTGCCAAAAAGATCACGAATTGGTTGAATCGGCTGGTTCGTACGAACTGAAAGTGCAACGTTATTCGGGTGCGCGTGGCAAAGTTATCATCCCCTATTGGACGGAGGATGGTACGGCCAAGGGTGGCAAAGACTATGAACCGCAACAAGGAGAATTGGTGTTTGAAAATAATGAAACTGA gtAA
- the LOC124419767 gene encoding sodium/calcium exchanger 3 isoform X3 gives MGLIRKRFSHLHIIVALCVLLASCTITLTLAADDTNDNDPSDDNQTLLQKVTTLRAVIEGDADDDDNDVNGDDDDDDDSISLSSSKSPANSSLALPQTSSSDVQCSEGLVVPLWMPQTNLSTGDRVARGLVYFFIMIYLFIGVSIVSDRFMAAIEVITSKEKEVVIKKKNGEKQIVVVRVWNETVANLTLMALGSSAPEILLSVIEMFAKNFEAGDLGPGTIVGSAAYNLFVIIALCVFVVPDGEVRKIKHLRVFFVTASWSVFAYIWLYLILAQISPGRVEVWEGLLTFMFFPATVLTAYIADRRLLIYKYLDKNYRMNKRGVIVSAEGDAALEMNQQDEIKQLEETEEMKDFEEARREYISLLKDLRKKYPQSDLEQLEMMAQEQMINRGPKSRAFYRIQATRKMMGSGNIMRKIQERAQSDLSEVKAQLQRVDVNVDEEEAALRVFFEPGHYTVMESCGEFELRVVRRGDLSGYTTVEFQTEDGSAEAGSDYVGKKGVLTFPPGVDEQRFKIEVIDDDVFEQDEHFYVRLSNPSEPAILSVPKVATVMILDDDHAGIFAICQKDHELVESAGSYELKVQRYSGARGKVIIPYWTEDGTAKGGKDYEPQQGELVFENNETE, from the coding sequence ATGGGTTTAATACGTAAACGGTTTTCACACCTGCATATAATCGTAGCACTATGTGTGCTCTTGGCGTCTTGCACAATAACGCTCACACTAGCTGCCGATGATACTAATGACAATGATCCATCTGATGATAATCAGACTCTCCTACAAAAAGTCACAACACTGCGAGCAGTTATCGAAGGTGATGCGGACGATGACGACAACGATGTAAAtggtgatgacgatgatgatgacgattcAATATCACTGTCTTCGTCCAAATCGCCAGCCAACAGCTCATTAGCGCTGCCGCAGACATCATCTAGCGATGTGCAGTGTAGTGAAGGTCTTGTTGTTCCGTTGTGGATGCCTCAGACCAATCTTAGTACTGGAGATCGGGTCGCACGAGGCttggtttattttttcatcatgATCTACCTGTTTATCGGCGTTTCAATTGTATCCGATCGCTTTATGGCAGCAATTGAAGTGATCACGTCTAAGGAAAAGGAGGTGGtgataaagaagaaaaatgGCGAGAAACAAATTGTGGTGGTTCGCGTCTGGAACGAGACAGTTGCTAACTTGACGCTGATGGCCTTGGGTTCCAGTGCCCCCGAAATTCTACTATCTGTGATTGAAATGTTTGCCAAGAACTTTGAAGCGGGCGATTTGGGCCCTGGTACTATTGTGGGTTCGGCGGCCTATAACTTATTTGTGATCATAGCGCTGTGTGTGTTTGTGGTGCCCGATGGTGAGGTACGCAAGATCAAACATTTACGGGTGTTCTTTGTCACTGCTTCGTGGTCGGTGTTTGCCTATATTTGGCTGTATCTGATTTTGGCCCAAATCTCTCCTGGCCGTGTCGAGGTCTGGGAGGGTCTGCTGACGTTTATGTTCTTCCCTGCAACTGTGCTGACCGCCTACATAGCCGACCGTCGTCTCTTGATCTACAAATACCTAGACAAGAATTATCGCATGAATAAGCGTGGCGTTATTGTGAGCGCTGAGGGCGACGCAGCGCTCGAAATGAATCAACAAGACGAAATCAAACAGCTGGAGGAGACTGAAGAGATGAAGGACTTTGAGGAAGCCCGGCGTGAATACATTTCATTGTTAAAGGACTTGCGCAAGAAGTATCCACAAAGTGATCTGGAGCAATTAGAAATGATGGCTCAGGAGCAAATGATTAACCGTGGTCCCAAGTCCAGAGCCTTCTATCGCATCCAAGCTACACGTAAAATGATGGGTAGCGGCAACATAATGCGCAAGATTCAAGAGCGTGCTCAAAGTGATCTCAGCGAGGTCAAGGCTCAACTGCAGCGGGTGGACGTCAATGTCGACGAAGAGGAGGCCGCCCTTAGGGTGTTCTTCGAGCCCGGCCATTACACCGTAATGGAAAGCTGCGGTGAATTCGAATTACGTGTAGTACGACGTGGCGATCTATCTGGCTATACCACGGTCGAATTTCAAACCGAAGATGGTAGTGCCGAAGCCGGCAGTGATTATGTGGGTAAAAAAGGTGTTCTCACCTTCCCACCCGGTGTCGACGAACAACGTTTCAAGATCGAAGTCATCGACGACGATGTCTTCGAGCAGGATGAACATTTCTATGTTCGTCTTAGCAACCCTTCAGAGCCGGCTATATTGTCCGTTCCCAAAGTGGCCACAGTTATGATATTGGATGATGATCACGCTGGTATTTTCGCTATTTGCCAAAAAGATCACGAATTGGTTGAATCGGCTGGTTCGTACGAACTGAAAGTGCAACGTTATTCGGGTGCGCGTGGCAAAGTTATCATCCCCTATTGGACGGAGGATGGTACGGCCAAGGGTGGCAAAGACTATGAACCGCAACAAGGAGAATTGGTGTTTGAAAATAATGAAACTGAGTaa
- the LOC124419767 gene encoding sodium/calcium exchanger 3 isoform X2: MGLIRKRFSHLHIIVALCVLLASCTITLTLAADDTNDNDPSDDNQTLLQKVTTLRAVIEGDADDDDNDVNGDDDDDDDSISLSSSKSPANSSLALPQTSSSDVQCSEGLVVPLWMPQTNLSTGDRVARGLVYFFIMIYLFIGVSIVSDRFMAAIEVITSKEKEVVIKKKNGEKQIVVVRVWNETVANLTLMALGSSAPEILLSVIEMFAKNFEAGDLGPGTIVGSAAYNLFVIIALCVFVVPDGEVRKIKHLRVFFVTASWSVFAYIWLYLILAQISPGRVEVWEGLLTFMFFPATVLTAYIADRRLLIYKYLDKNYRMNKRGVIVSAEGDAALEMNQQDEIKQLEETEEMKDFEEARREYISLLKDLRKKYPQSDLEQLEMMAQEQMINRGPKSRAFYRIQATRKMMGSGNIMRKIQERAQSDLSEVKAQLQRVDVNVDEEEAALRVFFEPGHYTVMESCGEFELRVVRRGDLSGYTTVEFQTEDGSAEAGSDYVGKKGVLTFPPGVDEQRFKIEVIDDDVFEQDEHFYVRLSNPSEPAILSVPKVATVMILDDDHAGIFAICQKDHELVESAGSYELKVQRYSGARGKVIIPYWTEDGTAKGGKDYEPQQGELVFENNETE; this comes from the coding sequence ATGGGTTTAATACGTAAACGGTTTTCACACCTGCATATAATCGTAGCACTATGTGTGCTCTTGGCGTCTTGCACAATAACGCTCACACTAGCTGCCGATGATACTAATGACAATGATCCATCTGATGATAATCAGACTCTCCTACAAAAAGTCACAACACTGCGAGCAGTTATCGAAGGTGATGCGGACGATGACGACAACGATGTAAAtggtgatgacgatgatgatgacgattcAATATCACTGTCTTCGTCCAAATCGCCAGCCAACAGCTCATTAGCGCTGCCGCAGACATCATCTAGCGATGTGCAGTGTAGTGAAGGTCTTGTTGTTCCGTTGTGGATGCCTCAGACCAATCTTAGTACTGGAGATCGGGTCGCACGAGGCttggtttattttttcatcatgATCTACCTGTTTATCGGCGTTTCAATTGTATCCGATCGCTTTATGGCAGCAATTGAAGTGATCACGTCTAAGGAAAAGGAGGTGGtgataaagaagaaaaatgGCGAGAAACAAATTGTGGTGGTTCGCGTCTGGAACGAGACAGTTGCTAACTTGACGCTGATGGCCTTGGGTTCCAGTGCCCCCGAAATTCTACTATCTGTGATTGAAATGTTTGCCAAGAACTTTGAAGCGGGCGATTTGGGCCCTGGTACTATTGTGGGTTCGGCGGCCTATAACTTATTTGTGATCATAGCGCTGTGTGTGTTTGTGGTGCCCGATGGTGAGGTACGCAAGATCAAACATTTACGGGTGTTCTTTGTCACTGCTTCGTGGTCGGTGTTTGCCTATATTTGGCTGTATCTGATTTTGGCCCAAATCTCTCCTGGCCGTGTCGAGGTCTGGGAGGGTCTGCTGACGTTTATGTTCTTCCCTGCAACTGTGCTGACCGCCTACATAGCCGACCGTCGTCTCTTGATCTACAAATACCTAGACAAGAATTATCGCATGAATAAGCGTGGCGTTATTGTGAGCGCTGAGGGCGACGCAGCGCTCGAAATGAATCAACAAGACGAAATCAAACAGCTGGAGGAGACTGAAGAGATGAAGGACTTTGAGGAAGCCCGGCGTGAATACATTTCATTGTTAAAGGACTTGCGCAAGAAGTATCCACAAAGTGATCTGGAGCAATTAGAAATGATGGCTCAGGAGCAAATGATTAACCGTGGTCCCAAGTCCAGAGCCTTCTATCGCATCCAAGCTACACGTAAAATGATGGGTAGCGGCAACATAATGCGCAAGATTCAAGAGCGTGCTCAAAGTGATCTCAGCGAGGTCAAGGCTCAACTGCAGCGGGTGGACGTCAATGTCGACGAAGAGGAGGCCGCCCTTAGGGTGTTCTTCGAGCCCGGCCATTACACCGTAATGGAAAGCTGCGGTGAATTCGAATTACGTGTAGTACGACGTGGCGATCTATCTGGCTATACCACGGTCGAATTTCAAACCGAAGATGGTAGTGCCGAAGCCGGCAGTGATTATGTGGGTAAAAAAGGTGTTCTCACCTTCCCACCCGGTGTCGACGAACAACGTTTCAAGATCGAAGTCATCGACGACGATGTCTTCGAGCAGGATGAACATTTCTATGTTCGTCTTAGCAACCCTTCAGAGCCGGCTATATTGTCCGTTCCCAAAGTGGCCACAGTTATGATATTGGATGATGATCACGCTGGTATTTTCGCTATTTGCCAAAAAGATCACGAATTGGTTGAATCGGCTGGTTCGTACGAACTGAAAGTGCAACGTTATTCGGGTGCGCGTGGCAAAGTTATCATCCCCTATTGGACGGAGGATGGTACGGCCAAGGGTGGCAAAGACTATGAACCGCAACAAGGAGAATTGGTGTTTGAAAATAATGAAACTGA